From Paenibacillus sp. PK3_47, the proteins below share one genomic window:
- a CDS encoding AraC family transcriptional regulator, whose translation MDIPRGTYGFRFAEDKELQLCVLFAAGSDCITTPDYHWDGMERSDGPLLLFQYTLSGEGIYESGNRTHRVTAGQAFLAEIPGPHRYYYHPDSSEPWEFLFLLFRPDLILPHWRKFLREAGEVPYLPPDSAPVRLLRMIVNDAAAGRISDPLIASSCIYQFMTELSRLQAATLRNRDNWPENVRRAAEFIEHNYSRMISIDQLSEHVSLSKYHLIRSFSASTGLTPGAYLTRVRTEKAMELLRGTPLSVETIAGQVGYSSGSYFIKAFRSLTGVTPGDFRSGGESLAYRRLFFD comes from the coding sequence ATGGATATCCCGAGAGGCACCTACGGCTTCCGGTTTGCGGAGGATAAGGAGCTTCAGCTCTGCGTTTTGTTTGCGGCAGGCAGCGATTGCATCACCACCCCTGATTATCACTGGGACGGAATGGAGCGCAGTGACGGCCCTCTGCTGCTGTTCCAGTACACGCTCTCCGGTGAAGGCATATACGAGTCGGGGAACCGGACTCACCGGGTTACGGCGGGACAGGCTTTTCTCGCTGAAATTCCCGGCCCCCACCGCTATTACTATCATCCGGATTCGTCCGAGCCGTGGGAATTCCTGTTCCTGCTGTTCCGGCCCGACCTGATCCTGCCCCATTGGCGCAAATTTCTGCGTGAAGCCGGGGAAGTCCCGTATCTGCCTCCGGATAGCGCACCCGTCCGGCTGCTGCGGATGATTGTGAACGATGCCGCGGCAGGCAGAATCTCCGATCCCCTGATCGCCTCCTCCTGCATTTATCAATTCATGACTGAATTGTCCAGGCTTCAGGCCGCGACGCTGCGCAACAGGGATAACTGGCCGGAGAATGTACGGCGTGCTGCTGAATTCATAGAGCATAACTATTCACGGATGATCAGCATTGACCAGCTGTCCGAGCATGTCTCCTTATCCAAATATCACCTGATCCGCAGCTTTTCGGCCAGCACAGGACTGACTCCCGGCGCCTATCTGACCCGGGTCCGCACGGAGAAGGCGATGGAGCTTCTCAGGGGAACCCCCCTCAGCGTTGAAACGATTGCCGGGCAGGTTGGCTACTCCAGCGGCAGTTATTTTATCAAGGCGTTCCGCAGTCTGACCGGCGTTACACCGGGAGATTTCCGCAGCGGGGGCGAAAGCCTTGCGTATCGCAGATTGTTTTTTGATTGA
- a CDS encoding SGNH/GDSL hydrolase family protein: MSRMKVYRATEDNVKVIGRTYYSNDVRWLALSGGGVEFSFRGRKAEVTLKGDAIALTGNNLARVGISVNGKRVIDDQIGQPLKTYTVFESSTEQEVIIRITKLSEAAMSTVGIQEIAVDAEDGIKPTPKNIHTIEFIGDSITCGYGVDDEHALHSFSTATEDVTKTYSYLAAEQLQADYSMVSYSGYGIITGYTENDQKLTTHLLPDYYEKVGKSEGKFEDRVLPQELPWDFSTFTPELIVINLGTNDDSYTQDDPGRQQEYEEQYVQFLKMVRRNNANAAILCTLGIMGDRLYPYVGQAVEQYTLDTGDSKISAMKFDVQLEADGYAADYHPSRATHRKAADKLTVHIKELMNW, translated from the coding sequence ATGTCACGGATGAAAGTGTACAGAGCAACAGAAGACAATGTTAAAGTAATCGGTCGGACCTATTACAGCAATGATGTGCGGTGGCTGGCCCTCTCGGGCGGCGGTGTTGAATTTTCATTCCGCGGTAGAAAAGCGGAGGTTACCTTAAAGGGGGATGCCATTGCCCTGACCGGCAACAATCTGGCCCGGGTCGGCATCAGCGTAAATGGAAAGCGGGTCATTGACGATCAGATCGGTCAGCCGCTCAAAACGTATACAGTATTTGAAAGCAGCACGGAGCAGGAAGTCATCATCCGGATCACCAAACTGTCTGAAGCGGCTATGTCAACGGTCGGGATTCAGGAAATTGCTGTTGATGCCGAGGACGGTATTAAGCCAACTCCAAAAAATATACATACCATTGAATTCATCGGCGATTCCATTACCTGCGGCTATGGTGTAGATGATGAGCATGCACTGCATTCTTTTTCCACGGCAACGGAGGATGTCACCAAAACCTATTCTTACCTGGCGGCAGAGCAGCTTCAGGCTGACTACAGCATGGTTTCCTACAGCGGATACGGCATTATTACCGGCTACACCGAAAATGATCAAAAGCTGACCACCCATCTGCTGCCGGATTATTATGAGAAAGTGGGCAAGTCTGAAGGGAAGTTTGAAGACCGCGTGCTGCCGCAGGAGCTGCCTTGGGATTTCAGCACATTTACCCCTGAACTGATTGTCATTAATCTTGGAACGAATGATGATTCTTATACCCAGGACGATCCCGGCAGACAGCAGGAGTATGAGGAACAATATGTCCAATTTCTAAAAATGGTCCGTCGGAACAATGCCAATGCTGCGATTCTCTGCACACTGGGGATTATGGGGGACAGGCTGTATCCTTATGTCGGGCAAGCTGTGGAACAATATACGCTGGACACCGGCGACAGCAAGATTTCGGCGATGAAATTTGATGTGCAGCTGGAAGCTGACGGCTACGCAGCCGATTACCACCCGTCCCGGGCAACTCACCGTAAGGCAGCAGATAAGCTGACTGTGCATATTAAAGAACTGATGAACTGGTAA
- a CDS encoding CD3324 family protein translates to MKYINASKVLPELLIKEIQKYVQGETLYIPKEESEYKDWGSLSGGRKLLDQRNAAIRQAFDNNRSIEQLAGEYFLSAETIKKIVYSHK, encoded by the coding sequence ATGAAATATATTAACGCATCCAAGGTTTTACCTGAACTGCTGATTAAGGAAATCCAGAAATATGTTCAAGGGGAAACGCTGTATATACCGAAAGAAGAATCAGAATATAAAGATTGGGGAAGTCTGAGCGGCGGAAGAAAGCTGCTGGACCAGCGCAATGCGGCGATCCGTCAAGCTTTTGACAACAACCGCAGTATTGAGCAGCTGGCAGGGGAGTATTTCCTGTCAGCCGAAACGATCAAAAAAATTGTCTATTCGCATAAATAG
- a CDS encoding alpha/beta hydrolase fold domain-containing protein produces the protein MTNPHSRSRHLIDPEIIQAIDLIPTADLNLASLMESRSKQAQMLPQADITELYPVTYEMKRIPSSFGGPDIRIEIIKAVKPKANKMPLYYSIHGGGMVMGSPAGDRAGNAALAAQHGFCTVSVYYRLAPEHVQPSQLQDCYSGLKWCIEHAEELGIDIQKVAVGGSSAGAGLAAGLALFIRDRQEFAIHHLRLLRPMLDDRTAVKPEHPYAGEYVWTRQSNYFGWKSVLGHEPGQKSVSEYYVPARAESLAGLPPTYMNIGTVDLFIDECIVFAQKLVRNGVPVELHVYPGYHHLSPMYPDAHYSIEGASSSEHALLKALQLL, from the coding sequence ATGACTAATCCCCACAGCAGAAGCAGGCATCTGATTGATCCGGAGATCATTCAGGCCATTGATTTGATACCAACTGCCGATCTTAACCTGGCTTCACTAATGGAATCGCGCAGCAAACAGGCGCAGATGCTACCGCAGGCAGATATAACGGAGCTGTACCCGGTTACCTATGAGATGAAAAGAATCCCGAGTTCCTTTGGCGGACCGGATATCCGGATTGAGATCATAAAAGCCGTAAAGCCCAAGGCTAACAAAATGCCGCTCTACTATTCGATCCACGGCGGCGGTATGGTGATGGGAAGTCCTGCCGGAGACCGTGCAGGGAATGCAGCGCTTGCTGCGCAGCATGGGTTCTGTACGGTATCAGTCTATTACCGTCTGGCACCGGAGCATGTACAGCCCAGCCAGCTGCAGGATTGCTACTCGGGCCTGAAGTGGTGCATTGAGCATGCAGAGGAACTGGGAATCGATATTCAAAAAGTGGCGGTCGGAGGCTCAAGCGCAGGCGCTGGTCTCGCAGCCGGTCTGGCTCTGTTCATCCGTGACCGGCAGGAGTTTGCCATTCATCATTTGCGGCTGCTCAGACCCATGCTGGATGACCGCACGGCTGTTAAGCCGGAGCATCCCTATGCAGGAGAGTATGTCTGGACCCGGCAGAGCAATTATTTTGGCTGGAAATCTGTATTAGGACATGAGCCGGGCCAGAAGTCTGTCAGTGAATACTACGTACCTGCCCGTGCGGAGTCACTGGCCGGGTTACCTCCGACGTATATGAATATTGGAACCGTGGACCTTTTTATAGACGAATGTATAGTATTTGCCCAAAAGCTGGTGCGAAACGGGGTGCCTGTAGAATTGCATGTCTACCCCGGTTACCATCATCTGTCTCCTATGTATCCTGATGCCCATTACTCCATTGAGGGCGCAAGCTCCAGTGAACATGCCCTGCTGAAGGCGTTGCAGCTGCTGTAA
- a CDS encoding cytidine deaminase codes for MNKEQLVESARNIKKSAYIPYSKFPVGAALLLKDGTVINGVNVENVSFGATNCAERTAFFTAITNGYTKGDFQAIAIAGDTENYLPPCSICRQVMAEFCSPDMPVYLTNDKQDILELKLKELLPYAFTDLDM; via the coding sequence ATGAACAAAGAGCAATTAGTGGAAAGTGCACGTAATATTAAAAAATCCGCGTATATCCCTTATTCCAAATTCCCGGTCGGAGCGGCTTTGCTGCTTAAGGACGGAACTGTAATTAACGGGGTGAATGTGGAAAATGTATCGTTTGGAGCAACGAATTGCGCCGAGCGGACAGCATTTTTTACGGCAATTACAAACGGCTATACCAAAGGTGATTTCCAGGCGATTGCGATTGCAGGGGATACCGAAAATTATCTTCCGCCCTGCAGCATTTGCAGACAGGTTATGGCTGAATTCTGCTCGCCGGATATGCCCGTCTATTTAACTAATGACAAACAGGATATATTGGAACTGAAGCTGAAAGAGCTGCTGCCTTACGCATTTACAGATTTGGATATGTAA
- the rhaM gene encoding L-rhamnose mutarotase, with amino-acid sequence MIRKASIMQVYRDSYEEYKKRHDELWPEMAEELKNHGAHNYSIFLDEETGNLFAYLEIEDEAKWEQMSRTEICQKWWVYMEPLMETNPDHSPVSKNLKEVFYLK; translated from the coding sequence GTGATCAGAAAAGCGAGTATCATGCAGGTCTACCGGGATAGTTATGAGGAGTATAAGAAGCGTCACGATGAACTGTGGCCCGAAATGGCTGAAGAGCTGAAGAACCATGGCGCACACAACTATTCTATTTTTCTGGATGAAGAAACAGGAAATCTGTTTGCTTACCTGGAGATTGAGGATGAAGCGAAATGGGAGCAGATGTCCCGGACAGAGATTTGCCAAAAGTGGTGGGTATATATGGAGCCGCTGATGGAGACGAATCCTGACCACAGCCCGGTGTCCAAGAACTTGAAGGAAGTATTTTATTTAAAATAA
- a CDS encoding glycoside hydrolase family 88 protein, whose protein sequence is MTNTAPSSGDTTGTGASLSPIEWAQLACDTLMKKFKPEELPPDRFHYHQGVFLSGMEKCWRETKKPEYYNYIKDWVDSQILSDGSIRKFNANELDDIQPGVLLFNLLEQTGDERYRKALHTLVPLLKTWKTNPSGGFWHKERYPNQMWLDGLYMAGPIATQYARTFGEDEYFDLMAYQAILMEQHTKDPVTGLLYHGWDETKEAAWADPQTGLAPEFWGRAIGWFPVALLEMLEQFPEQHKDRETLINILQNLLSALVKFQDPATGLWYQVIDKGGRPDNWLENSCTALFVQAIAKAVRLGYLEAEYMKYAWKGYQGVIDTLTFDEDGSLRIGKICIGTGIGDYAHYIARPTSENDLHGAGAFILMSVEMSLAQAE, encoded by the coding sequence ATGACTAACACTGCACCATCCTCAGGAGACACCACAGGAACCGGGGCTTCGTTGTCCCCGATTGAATGGGCACAGCTTGCCTGCGATACGCTCATGAAGAAATTTAAGCCCGAGGAGCTTCCGCCCGACCGATTCCATTATCATCAGGGCGTTTTTTTATCAGGGATGGAGAAATGCTGGCGGGAGACAAAAAAGCCGGAATACTATAATTACATCAAAGACTGGGTGGACAGCCAGATCCTGAGCGACGGCAGCATCCGAAAATTCAACGCCAACGAGCTGGATGATATTCAGCCCGGCGTGCTGCTGTTCAATCTGCTGGAGCAGACCGGAGATGAACGCTACCGTAAGGCACTCCATACCCTGGTCCCGCTGCTGAAGACCTGGAAAACCAATCCGTCAGGCGGCTTTTGGCATAAGGAGCGTTACCCGAACCAGATGTGGCTGGACGGTCTGTATATGGCAGGTCCTATCGCAACGCAGTATGCCAGAACCTTTGGCGAGGATGAATATTTTGATCTGATGGCCTATCAGGCGATTCTGATGGAACAGCACACCAAGGACCCAGTTACCGGTCTTCTCTATCATGGCTGGGACGAGACCAAAGAAGCGGCATGGGCCGATCCGCAGACCGGACTGGCGCCGGAGTTCTGGGGACGGGCAATCGGCTGGTTCCCTGTAGCACTGCTGGAAATGCTGGAGCAGTTCCCGGAACAGCACAAGGACAGAGAGACATTGATCAATATTCTGCAGAATCTGCTTTCCGCACTGGTGAAATTCCAGGACCCGGCTACCGGACTGTGGTATCAGGTGATTGATAAAGGCGGCCGCCCGGACAACTGGCTGGAAAACTCCTGTACCGCTCTATTCGTGCAGGCCATAGCTAAGGCAGTCAGACTTGGTTACCTGGAAGCTGAGTATATGAAATATGCGTGGAAAGGCTATCAGGGAGTCATCGACACGCTGACTTTTGACGAAGACGGCAGCCTGCGGATCGGCAAAATCTGCATCGGCACAGGCATCGGCGATTACGCCCACTACATCGCCCGCCCGACCAGCGAAAATGACCTGCACGGAGCCGGGGCCTTTATTCTGATGAGTGTAGAGATGAGTCTGGCGCAGGCGGAGTAA
- a CDS encoding AraC family transcriptional regulator has product MEEIGYNNGRETFSVSYRKAKSHHMQTNHFHSTYEIFHLMKGKRTFFIKDRTMVVDEGHIIIIAPDVLHRTTDAQASGYERLVINIHGEELPWTDGISREFIRPLFAEDYLIIKCPLQERLMIDEISHSILREIREQPPGFELYAQTLVLQLIIACCRQVIQSSTEPSEAPSPAHERIMEVVRFINSQYMQDLSLPAVAEKFYVSPYYLSRFFKEATGFTFVEYLNSVRVKEAKQLLEQTSLKASLIARKVGFGSITHFGRVFKQVTGHAPLYYRKR; this is encoded by the coding sequence ATGGAAGAGATCGGTTATAACAACGGCAGGGAGACCTTCTCCGTGTCATACCGGAAGGCGAAAAGCCATCATATGCAGACTAATCATTTTCACAGTACCTATGAGATCTTTCATCTCATGAAGGGCAAACGGACCTTCTTCATCAAAGACAGGACGATGGTGGTGGACGAGGGTCATATTATTATTATTGCGCCGGATGTGCTGCACCGGACGACGGATGCCCAGGCTTCCGGATATGAGCGGCTGGTGATTAATATTCACGGTGAGGAGCTCCCCTGGACAGACGGGATATCCCGGGAATTCATCCGGCCGCTGTTCGCTGAGGACTATCTGATTATAAAATGTCCCCTGCAGGAACGCCTGATGATCGATGAAATCTCGCACAGCATCCTCAGGGAGATCAGGGAGCAGCCCCCCGGCTTCGAGCTTTATGCCCAGACGCTTGTACTGCAGCTGATCATTGCCTGCTGCCGGCAGGTGATCCAGAGCAGCACAGAACCTTCCGAAGCCCCGAGCCCGGCACATGAACGGATTATGGAGGTTGTCCGGTTTATCAACAGCCAGTATATGCAGGACCTTTCACTGCCGGCAGTGGCGGAGAAGTTCTACGTGAGTCCCTATTATTTAAGCCGTTTCTTTAAAGAAGCCACAGGCTTCACCTTTGTAGAGTATTTGAACAGCGTACGGGTGAAGGAAGCGAAGCAGCTGCTTGAGCAGACTTCGCTGAAGGCCAGCCTGATCGCCAGAAAAGTGGGGTTTGGCAGCATAACGCATTTCGGCCGGGTGTTCAAGCAGGTCACGGGCCATGCGCCGCTGTATTACCGGAAGAGGTAG
- a CDS encoding YheC/YheD family protein codes for MKKQLTRISNKLTKTRVLLRSPELRRHIPVTRKMDQAILLDMLGRYKMVYIKPCCGSLGQGVIRVERYGDSSWRYQAGTVVRKFKGYRRAYQAIHSETQGKPYLAQKGVRLLAYKGRPFDIRVMVQRNLKGAWEATGLAGRVAHPRKVVTNGSQGGTIFPAEVLLNANTSSEKSNALIAEMKRIGVKCARQLATAYPGLQEIGVDIAIDRHFKLWILEVNTAPDPCPFTKLPDSSMLQRIIKYGKAHGRTYNLKCMKSRKGMG; via the coding sequence ATGAAAAAGCAGCTGACGCGAATATCCAACAAGCTGACGAAGACTAGGGTGCTGCTCCGAAGTCCGGAGTTAAGAAGACATATTCCGGTAACTCGAAAAATGGATCAGGCCATCCTCCTGGACATGCTTGGCAGATACAAAATGGTGTACATCAAGCCATGCTGCGGTTCCTTGGGCCAGGGGGTAATCCGGGTTGAACGGTATGGGGACAGCAGCTGGAGATATCAGGCAGGTACGGTCGTGCGCAAATTCAAGGGTTACCGCAGGGCATACCAGGCAATTCATAGTGAAACTCAAGGAAAACCCTATCTGGCGCAAAAAGGGGTCCGGCTGCTGGCCTATAAGGGACGTCCTTTCGATATCCGGGTAATGGTGCAGCGGAATCTTAAGGGCGCATGGGAAGCTACCGGGCTTGCAGGACGCGTCGCCCATCCCCGCAAAGTGGTCACCAACGGCAGCCAGGGAGGAACTATATTTCCGGCAGAGGTGCTGCTGAACGCCAACACAAGCTCAGAGAAGAGCAACGCATTGATAGCGGAAATGAAGCGTATCGGGGTAAAGTGCGCGAGACAGCTGGCAACGGCTTATCCCGGCCTGCAGGAGATTGGTGTGGATATTGCCATCGACCGGCATTTTAAACTATGGATTCTTGAAGTAAATACCGCTCCAGACCCCTGCCCGTTCACCAAGCTTCCGGATAGCAGCATGCTTCAGCGGATCATCAAATATGGCAAAGCCCACGGTCGCACTTACAACTTGAAGTGTATGAAATCAAGGAAAGGGATGGGCTGA